Genomic DNA from Melospiza georgiana isolate bMelGeo1 chromosome 3, bMelGeo1.pri, whole genome shotgun sequence:
TGCCTAGAGTagcagaaaaggaaggaaagagggagaagggaaagattcttatgcacatttatttttttcccccttttttacttttttaaaattttaaattgtttttttcttttaaaggaggGATGGATTTTAATAGTGGGCAGCGGGTGTTTCTCTTGAGTTTGGCTTGTGCCTGTGCAGAGCATTCCTGTCCTGCCCcggggctggctctgggtgtAGCACCCACCCCACGTACCCGGCTGTGAGTCGCAGGATCGGTATGTACCACAGCATTGGTGGTGCTTAGGCTTgggggtgggctggggcagctgagttAAACCGGGAAAAAGATGCACAACCAGCCTTTGACTCTTTTCTGCTTAGTTTGTGTTGTTGCATTCGGGCCAGTGGCTGCCAACACTTCATTCTCTTGCTGTCTGTGTTTAAACTATCCATATTTGGATTGCTTCAGGCAGGGGGGACTACAACCAGTCTGGAAAGCTGCATATTTACTAGATCTGGTACTGGTAAAACCTGAATTTCCCCCTGCTGTCAAAGGGAAGAGAAGTGTGGTGTACTGGAGGGAGCACGAGTAAATGTAACTGTGCTCAGCTGGTACCAACAATAGGCTTCACTTCCCAGGGGGACTGCCCTTTCTCCTAGTACTTGGTTATCTTGCTGAAGATGTGGAATATGCAGAACATCGTGAGCACTTTGCCCTTTTTGTCCCTTTTTGAACTTTGACCACTTGGTCAGGATTGTTTATCAACCCAGAATAGCTAATTGCACGGTTTCTCATTTCACTGAACAAAGGTGCTGTGGCCAGAGTCTCCAGGACAAGAGCTGTCTAGCAGAAGAGCTGAGGTGGAAGCTAGGAGCTTACCTATGGAGCTGAGTGAGAAGGGAGGCGTGCAGAACAATGGATTTGTTCAAAATGAGGATTTTGAGGACAAGGAGATGGCCACCAGTAGCCAAGAAGTGCCAAAGACGTGCAGTGTTGATGTGGAGCCGGTGGCTGTGGAGGAGACCGTGCTGAAGCCTTATGCTGGGATGCCAAAGGAGGTCTTGCTGCAGTTCTCCAGCCAGGCCCGCTACAGAGTCACCAGGGAGATCCTCTTCTGGCTGGTGATTGCTGGTGCCATTGTGCTCGTGTGTGCTACAATTGCCATCATTGCTCTCTCTCCCAAGTGCCTGGACTGGTGGCAGGCCAGCCCTATTTATCAGATCTATCCTCGCTCCTTCCGGGACAGCAACATGGATGGGAACGGGGATCTGAAAGGTGGGTCAGGTTTCATTCTTGCTGTGTAAGAGttgtctgtgtgtatgtgttatACGAAAAGGAAAACCAGTGGACAAGTACAGTCCAATGGACAAAGCCACCTTAATGGAGAGAAGTAAGAGAAGTTGTCAGGCAGCGTTAATGGCAATTCACATTGTTGTGAATAAATCCAGGAGCTGTTTGCTCAAGTAGAGTCTAAGTGTAGAATTAGAAAGGAAGTTGAGATATGGTGCTTAgagcaagcagcagcacagctgttaCCAGAGTCAGACACCTCCACAAAATCAGGAGGATGAATGGTGCTGAGCACCTGGTCCTGTTTGCTGGCTGCTCCTCCTAAGGAAAACTAAAACTGACTAAGAGGGGAGAAAGATGTGTTACTTCTTGTTTTCTTCATGCTCTAGGTGTTATCAGCTGGCAAAAATGCGTGGAGATGGGGCACCTGTTAGCAAGGAAGCAATGGCACTTATCAGTAGCTGAGCTGAGACtgccctgcaggaagggaaggcCCAGCACCAAAATGGACAATGCATTTTTAAACAAGAAGTGAGAAGTGCAGTACTGGCAGGTGAAGGGCAGAAACTGTTCCTGTAGCTGCATACCACAGTAAAGTGTCAGGAAGATAAAGGGACCAGAgtacaaaaatgtattttgtttatttctgaaCAGATGatgtccttttctttttaaataggTATCCAAGAAAAACTGGACCATAttacatatttaaatataaaaaccaTCTGGATCACCTCTTTCTTTAAATCCCCTTTAAAAGACCTTGGATATGGAGCTGAAGACTTCTATGACATTGATCCCATTTTTGGATCAATGACAGATTTTGAGAATCTGATTGCAGCCATACATGACAAAGGTAAGCTGCACCTCCAAGCAAAGTAACTCTGTTAAAAAGATGCACCTTATAGGGACAGTCCCTCCGTGGTGGCATTAATCAGGAGCAGATGGAGGTGCCAGCAAAGGGTACAaggcagctccacagccacATGAGCTCCGTGACTGCCTTCTCCTGCCCCTTGGCTCTGGGGCAGAGCTGAAAGCAGGacagagggcacagggagctacagcagcagcacaggggctgcctgTCCTCTGCAAGGAGGATGCTTCTGCCATCCATGCGCCCTGAGGCCTGGCTTATGGGCACTGGAGGGCTGGGATCAAGCTGAGGTGCAGTTCTGTCTGACTGAACATGAGGGAACACACGCTTCTTTCCTGCCCTCGCATCCTTGCTTTGGTGCTTTTGTGCCTCAGACCAAATGTTTGCTCAGGTGTTTCTTCTTACAGCTGTTGAGCCAAACAGAAAATGGTTTGCAAGTCTGAAAATATTTGAGGTTTCAATAAAATGTCTGTTCTTTAGGAAGGGTGATGAAGAATGTGTGATCACTGATGCTAGGCTGGTGAAGCGCCTTTCTCACCTGGGAGGTGCGGGACAGATGTTGAAGTCAGAGTTAGTGAAAGTGGTTCATAACAGCAGAaatctgttttgattttctttccaCTCTCCTTTCCCTCACAAGCTGTGTTTGAGCTACTTGCAAACACCAGTCAGGTCCACCTGTTTTGGTAGTCTGGTactttttgtggggtttttcttcccctctccttcACCAGAGCTCTGGCATGGAAGAAGCCCAAATACCTCTGATACtgcatttggaaaaaatatgaatattgTCTTAAAAGGCTAAATGTCACGTTGTAGTGCAGAGGGAGGattgatggggttttttatgtttttgtttttatttttaagggctAAAGGTGATAATGGATTTAATACCAAACCACACCAGTGACAAGCACCGGTGGTTTCAGCTGAGCCGCAATCGGACAGGGAAGTACACGGACTACTACATCTGGCAGGACTGCAGGCAGGCTGCTGGCTCAGTCATCCCTCCCAACAACTGGGTAAACACgggaagggacacacacacaccccaagCTGGGTGCTACAGAGCAGAATCGGCTGTAACATGATTCTCCTGGTGTACACGGGGTTGTAAGTGACTGGTGAGAGGCACAAACTGATGTTACTACATGAGTTAGTGCAGATTAAGATTAAAACCAGGTTGGGAGATCACTTGAAAAGTTCTTACTTaaagtgaaattttaaaattttcttcacCTCAGTGTGAAATCTTCGTTCattaaacaaacacacaaagaaaaggTTGGGCACAAGTTGTTCCTTCTGTGTATGGTTATTCTGTTCTAGAAACTGTGTCAGGTATTCTGAAGTCATAGTTGGTTGCAACAAAACAATGTGGTCTTGgcttttgtccttttttctgGGAAGTGCTCAGGCCAGAAAGTGCATTGCCTATTTCAAATAGATTTATTTTAGATTAGAGCCAGTGGGTGCATGATTAGGAACTTGTATATTCTAAAAAGTCCAGGTGGAATTAATACTTTGTACCAATTTGTATAATTTCTCTTTAAACTTAAGAGTCTTAAGAACTATCTTAGCTTTTAGAATCCTTTATTAGAGAGATGGTGATAAAGTTTAACATTTTTAACTTGCTGACTGTTGTTGACCCTTCAAAGGGATGATACTAAATTGTAGAAATCTCTAAGTTAACCAAAGCTATTTTAAGTAAGTTTTAGGAGAAGTAATTCCAAAATAAATGTTCCCACGCATGTTTTCCCCTCTATTCCAGATATTTCCCAATGAAAGTTAACTTaataaaaaattttcaaaatctaCAATACTGAACAAGAAATAGGTGTGGTAAAGCATAACTAAagggagagcagctgtgtggcaaaaagaaatgaaaatcataACTACCAAAATCTGTTCAAAATGTAGTCCACTGGTTAGGCACTTTATGCTTTATTTAATGCTTGTAATGCCCCACATTTTAATGGATGCACAGGAGGAAATGTTTGTTACGTTATAGTTCTGATAGTCTCTCTCCCTTGGCTGAGCAGGTGAGTGTCTTTGGGAATTCCAGCTGGGAGTTTGACGACGTGAGAAAGCAATGCTATTTCCATCAgtttgggaaggagcagccagaCTTAAATTTTCGCAACGCAGCTGTCCAGCAGGAAATCCATGTAAGTGTGGAACCCCAGGTGCTGAGcccacccagagcagctcttgcaCTGAAGCCTTAGGATGGCAAGTGCAGAGAAGTTTTTTATCTCTGTTGATACAAAGAGTTGTTAATTAGCCGGTCAAACGGAGGGATGGCACCTTGTTTAGCAGAGAGATGTTTGCATTCTCGGGAAAGCAGAGGCGATGCTGATTTGAATTACAAGGAATGCCTGGGCTTGTTGATAAGGGGGAGATAGCGAGTTTCGATCTGTCCACGTGTCTGATGACTTTCCAGGGGGAAAATGAATGTTTTCCCAGTGAGAGTGGTGGTGATGGTGCTGCTCCGATGGAATCTCATTCCTGTCTGCACTGTTTCCTAGCTGACAATGTGGAATTCATTAAAATATGGGGGTGTAGGCCTGAATATGGGGAGCAGGACAACTGctccttcttttcccctttctctaAGTTATCCCTCAGCAGGTAGTACCGCCACTTCATGTGTTTAATTGAATCGTAAGCGTTTGCCACTTTGCTCTGTTGCTGCCCGGTCCTCCTGGGATGGTCTCTGCTGGCCTCTCCCCTCACCACGAGGGTACTGCATGAGCTCGAGGAGACAAAACGCTTCTGGTCACAACTTTTAACTCAGGCACACAATGAGAACTACTGAAACTCCGGCATTTCctatgaaaaaaaagaatacttGAAAGCTGAGAAGTTTGTCCTGGTAACACCAGCCTTTGGTAAATGTGTATGAGCATCAtgttaaagaataatttttgtCTAGTGTTTTAATTCTAAATCCTGTTGCAGAAGGTTAGGAGGACTGAGCAGGATGCAAATGGACTTCTGCAGAGAAACTCAAGTCTTTGGTTCAGCAGCACAAGGGCACCCAAGAACAGCCAAACTGGGCAACCAGCATGTTGTGGTTCTCATGCGTAAATAGATGCAGATTGCCAGTGAGAGTGCAGGTGCCAGTGAGAGACACATCAGTGCTTGATGTTTGCAGTGCTGATACCCGGGTTTGCttttgtgctgagcacaggtaTAAGCATGGACATTTTTGGGTAGATTCGGTATTGGACAGACACTGTAttgagagctgctgctttcagaaTTGTGCTATGATAAAGTGCAGCTCAGTGAGGCCGTCCTTATTTGCCAAACAAAAATCTGTACAGCTTGAGTGTGCACTGGTTCTACTCCAGCCAGTTCAGACAAGTGTACTTCATTTGTTCAAAAAAGGCAAGTCActagactttttaaaaatatatatataaaatgttttttcctctgatGAAGACAAGAATCACAACTAAAGGACTTTGCAGAAACCACTCAAGAGGGACTGAactttggagttttttgttaAAACTGGGGCAGTTAAAACTGTAGTAATATAATTAGTGAAGTAGAATATAATTTTACTAGTAGTGACTAACATTGGAATTTGATAGTGAAATTTCAAATCAATAGCATTTGTAATTGTTGGATAATAATTTCTTACATTCTTGCGAATCAACAAATAagtctgaaaattttaaaaaattacatcagTCAAATAAGAGAGAACAAATGTTTTAAGAGCTCTATTGTGTAAAAGAAAACTGGTGGCACAAGGTTTGTGCTGAACAACATATTCCTGCATATTTGAATCAATGTGTTCTAATTGTGTGCAGCCATGGCATGAGTGTTCATCAACAACGTCACTTAGCATGAGCCCAGTTATGTTGAGGGATGAAATTAGAAACTGCTTTTAGTGAGCCATGCCCTGGCTTTGGTCTCCTAAATTATGGGAGAAGTTAGAgaccagtctttttttttttttttttttatgaatgaAATAGTAAGACATATTTTATTTAGCTATTAATTTGACCTTAGACCAACAGGATTCACTTTAGCTTCTAGAAAAATTCGAAGTACAAATCAAAAAATGAATTGTTATGTATTAACACCTCCTTCCAagtttagttttctttttaagagtATACTGTTTTAAATGGAGTGGGCTTACTCAGAGTTTTcaatttttgcttttatctaGGACATTATCAAATTTTGGCTTGGCAAAGGAGTTGATGGACTTAGTTTTGGCACTGTTAAATTTCTCTTGGAAGCAACACATCTCCGGGATGAGCCTCCAGTGAACAAGTCTCAGAATGGAGTAATGTTTATGTTCtgtctttgctttctttcctgcttttcctatGGAGGCAAGAGTGCCTGCTTTGACTCTTTTGGGTCTTAACTGTGGCTGTAGGAAAATCAGGTCAGCCTTGGGAGGCGGGTGGGTCCCGGGCACTCTGCACAAAGAGCACTCACCACCAGGGAGCCCCAGTAAGAATGGGAGCATAACTGAAAACCACTGGTGTAGGCCATGTGGCACAATGAGAGGTGATTAAACACATTCACTGTTGTTTATGTTACTTGCTTTTGCTCTGATAGTGAACTATCATCACTTGGTGATGCTGCCAGGTGGTGCCAGCACTAAGAGACTTCTGTGCAGCTGGGGGTCACAGGCAGCTGGCCAGCTCCACGGTGGTGGTGCTGGTGTTGTGTTACTCTGTCAAGGCACTGCCCATCTTTGGAGCCTGGTCTGAGGCCACAGCTCATGCTGTGCCCACTGCTCCAGATGGGCTCTGTTGGTTAGTGCTGTGGCTGGGCTTTCCCTGCTGAAGGATGGGATCCAGAATTATCAgtcctcagctctgtgctgttggTGTTAGCATGCTGAACTCATTTCAGTAAAAATTCATGACTGGTGCACTGCCTCAGGAAAGAATGGGGAAAATTTGGAGAATTGTGAAACCTAGAACATTGGTGAACTAATGTGAAGTACTCTACCCTGCTTTAAGGAGAGTATCACAGCCTATTCCCAGCTCTACCATGACTACACCACCACCCAAGTTGGTTTGCATGACATCGTCCGCAGCTTCCGTCACACCATGGATGAGTTCAGCAGAGAGCCTGGCAGATACAGGTAACCAGCACAGCTGGCCAGTCCTTTCTAGTATTCATCTGCCTCTTGCTAgcaagaaaatgttcttttattAACATAATATGCCACAGAAATGCAAATCCTCCAGTGCAGAGGCTGTACTGTCTCTTCCCCAGTGTATGCAGAAAGGAATTGGCTCTGTTAGCTCTGCTCCATCCATGGACTGTATAAAGGTATaaagagcagaaaaggaaaacattctAATCACAGAGATACTAATTTATCAGCCCTGTGATTGATTTATTCTTTAGTTTTAATGGTGCAGTTCAAGTGAGACACGCAGTCAGAGAGTGttaaaatcacagaaaggtTGAATTTGGAAAGACCTCCTGAGGTTCTCTGATCCAAATCCCCTGCTTTTTAGGGCCACCTGGAGCCAGTTGCCCAGGAACTTGTCCAGATGgcttttgaacatttccagcaATGGAGACTCTACAACCTCCCTGAAAAGccagtgccagggctcagccacCCTGACTGGTGGGagtttcctgatgttcagagggaAACACCTgtcctgtgtttcagtttgtgcccactGCCTGTGGCCGTGGCTCTGGGCACCCCtgaaaagagcctggctctgtcacCTCTGCACCCTGCCTTCAGTACATGGATGAGATGCCCCTGAGGCTTCCCTTCCccaggctaaacagccccagccTTTGCTCCTGGGGGAGATGTTTCAGTCCCTAATGGCCCTCGAGGCAGACTGAGGGAAGGATTTCTGCCCTCACTTGTGGCAGCACTCCCCtaatgcagcccaggctgccctgagccGCCTGCAGGGGCACACTGATGGCTCACGGGCAGCTTGAGGGACCCCCACGTCCTCTGCTCTGAAGGAAAGCATGGAAATTGCTGGAATGGAGTGTGTGGACATGGATTCAGAAAGATGAAACCTCCGTCAGATACTTTAGCCTTGTGTTGACTCCTTTAGATTTTTCTCCAGCAATTTCCCAGGAGTACTGCTCCTTGATTCCTTGTCTGCCTTAccattttaatctttttttgaCGGGGAGAGGGAAGTGACCATAATTCTTAATGCTCTGTGTCCAACCATTTCTagctttatttctgttctgtgtAACCAAAAATGAGCCAAAAAAGCTATTTGTGTACTTCTTTGTAGATTTATGGGTTCTGATGATGATGAAAAGGAAGATATTGAAGCAACAATGATGTATTATGGAACGACTTTTGTCCAAGAAGCAGATTTTCCCTTCAATTTCAACCTAATTAACATGAAAAATCTATCAGGCAACAGTGTTTCTGAAGCTGTCAACTCGTGGATGCAAAACATGCCTGCAGGAAAATGGCCAAACTGGGCAGTAAGAGTTCTAGACCAACTCTCATAGGAAGGGCTTGTTCCTGTAGGGGACAGAaaccacaaacacacacactctGATTTCAGTGGGATCAGCAGCCTGGGCCCATGGCTGAGCTTGTGAAAACTCTCAGCTGCTGTAGTTGGAGTCGTTGGCACTGTccggctctgctgcccttcagtAACAGCTCCACTCCCCTTGCAAGGATGACAGAAGGGAATTTATGATCATGCCTCTCCCTCAGTGTCTCCAATGGCTAAACCACCAGTGAAAATGGAATTGGGATAATTATCTTGACCATAAACTGACTCACTGCAATGGATTCTGGAACCCgcccagggccagggcagagaggagcaggctTGGGAGAGCAGTTAACTTAAAACATTGCTCCTCTTTTTCATAGGAAGCATGTTGGGAATGTGCAAAGGATCTTTTCAAAGCAAGCAGAGCAGTCCtcacacagcagagaaaatagCAGAGAACTGTAAGCAGGGACAACAAGCAGTTGTTATTTGTTATCTATTCCTCACTTCTGCCTcatgtgctgctggcaggacttCTGTGTATTAAATTTTTTGGAACAGAAGTTTGTAATGGCATCAAGGTACCTCATAGCCctggaagggaaagaaaaaaacccaaaacatttacTACCTTGTTAAATTAGTTAATCAATTTCACATATGCATGAAATTTTATAATCTGTGTTTAACAGAATGACATTTTCTTCAGGTTGGAAGTCCTAATGCTGCTCGGATTTCAACTCGGATTGGGAAGGAGTACATCAATGTCATGAACATGCTGCTTTTAACCCTCCCTGGCACTCCTGTAACTTACTATGGTGAAGAAATAGGCATGGAGAACATTGCATCAGAAAATGTAAGTGAAGAGCATGTTAACTCTGGTCCTGTTGTTGTTTAGTTCCAAGTAACAGAACACTCAAAAACACAAGAACTTTTGTTTTGCTAACCAAACCCAGTCATTCTCTCTGCTTAAATGGTTTTCCATGTTCCTCATGGCAAACCTCTGTACAGCTTGTGGAAATGGCCAGGCCAGAGACCAGAACCAAGGCCTGGATGTGTGTCTGAACTGGTAGACTTCAGTTACGGATGTTGATTTCTGTCTTGCTCCGGATCAGTCTTGCATGGTTTCCAGCAGTGGTGCTTCAGCAGAAGGGACAGCACGTGCCAGCACTGGGCCTGGCCAGGGGTTAGGAGAGGTGCTGCAGACACATGAGGGAAGATAACTGAGCTGTCTCCTTCCTCCCGTGCCCTCATCATCATCATGCCAGAGTCCATTATTTCCTGGCTGTTATTTAAAGGAAGTCAGGGttctgattctgtcccagcCACGGCTGTCATGAGTGTGCCCAAGCTCAGAAAAAGGGATCTGCACGAAGGGAAGGCTGTCTGGCGGCAGGCAGAAGTGGCTTTTGGTCATCATGCATAGTCTGTCCCAAAAGGACAGACTCATCTCTGCCTCTCCTGGCTGTATTTGAGCACCATGAGCACATGGTCCTATGGCagatgctgcttttcctgtggAAGGAAAGCCTGTTAGGGAatgaggcagctgctggcagtgttAGACATGGCATTGGCTAGCTTTGTATCAAAGGGACACAGGTACTTAAAGCACAGGATCCTCTCCAGATTTGTCTGATTCAGATATGGCGAAGTGATTCTCTGATTTAAAAGGAAACCATTTCCTCTGAGAAAACCCCAGGTCAAAGCATCTCCTGCattttcttgctgctgctgattaCTGCTGACAGGGTGATTCTCTTAAGAAAAGTGGCTCACCCTGAGCTCCTCAGGGTTCACTCTCTTTTAGTGGCTACCCTGTGGCTCAGGGCTTTGGAACAAATGCAAACCCACCCTTCACTCAGGCTGGAGAGGAAGGCTCCCTGATTAATGGGTGTCTTAGGAAAATGGAGAGTATTTGCTCAGGATTATACAGGCTTTAGTCCCAGCACTTCAAACACTTCAGGAGACACTGAAAGAGGTAAAGATGAGAGGCAGTGTTACCAGTGTTGAAaacttaggatttttttccctgcttttcagAATATGCTAAGAAGGAGAAACCCATTATTTATAATGTCACAAAGCAAAGTGACAATTTCTTTTGTTaggctgctgctctgacagaTTGTATTGAAAAGTGTCCTTTATATGAAAAACAGTTTTCATGGAAAACAAACACTCAAAGTatgtgcaaaatattttatgccCTCTTATATCATTAAATTTAAGTGTCAGATCTTTTGGCAGCTCTTCAGTAACAATAAGGAAgctttttcagaatttttctgaATTCTTCAAAATGAGAACTTCAGACTTTTTCTACATCGACACTTTTTAATCAGCTAAAAGCCAGTTTTCAATAGTTTTGCACttggaaataataattttaccTTTCTAACACAAACAGTCCTGTCAAAATTGTACCCCTTGCAAATGTAAGCTTGAAGAGTTCTGGGGTGAAAAGTGCAATACTTAGAAAATAACAGACACTGAACAGCAATTACTTGTTGTTTACTGTTATTTTAATGACATCTCTTCTAAGGACTCATTACCTCACATATTCACTCTCTGCATGTCTAGATATTTATCAGAATATCTTGGCTGCCATCAGTAAACTTTTATCCAACCATCTGTTGCAAAGGATGACAACTCTAGTAAGAGTCATTCAGGAATTCCACGTTTTACCCAGCAATGCTGTATCTGAGATGATCCCCTCCCTTCCATTTCAAGAACTGTCTTGGTTCATTTTCTCCTTAGATTTGGACTACAATTACATCCTCATTACTTTTAACTTAAACCAAAGAAAGTAATACTGAAAGGGAGATAATTTGGGAGAGGTGAGAACATGCTATTcaatgaataatttttaatatgctAATCACCACTTTTATTTTCTAGGCAACCCTCCCAGAGAAATCCCCCATGCAGTGGGATGGAAAAGCTAATGCTGGTTTTACTGAAGGCAACAGCAGCTGGTTACCTGTTAAC
This window encodes:
- the SLC3A1 gene encoding neutral and basic amino acid transport protein rBAT translates to MELSEKGGVQNNGFVQNEDFEDKEMATSSQEVPKTCSVDVEPVAVEETVLKPYAGMPKEVLLQFSSQARYRVTREILFWLVIAGAIVLVCATIAIIALSPKCLDWWQASPIYQIYPRSFRDSNMDGNGDLKGIQEKLDHITYLNIKTIWITSFFKSPLKDLGYGAEDFYDIDPIFGSMTDFENLIAAIHDKGLKVIMDLIPNHTSDKHRWFQLSRNRTGKYTDYYIWQDCRQAAGSVIPPNNWVSVFGNSSWEFDDVRKQCYFHQFGKEQPDLNFRNAAVQQEIHDIIKFWLGKGVDGLSFGTVKFLLEATHLRDEPPVNKSQNGESITAYSQLYHDYTTTQVGLHDIVRSFRHTMDEFSREPGRYRFMGSDDDEKEDIEATMMYYGTTFVQEADFPFNFNLINMKNLSGNSVSEAVNSWMQNMPAGKWPNWAVGSPNAARISTRIGKEYINVMNMLLLTLPGTPVTYYGEEIGMENIASENATLPEKSPMQWDGKANAGFTEGNSSWLPVNSDYQSVNVEMQSAWSNSSLALYRALTLLRNEELPLNRGWMCHVWNDSDVFVYVRELDGMDRVFMMVLNFGQEATTDLQARVPNLPSEALVRLSTHFSNAGKVVNTKLIKTEMGEGLVLQYKTAKPVHTMEAFQGKCFVAEKACYSKALNLLFVNC